Part of the Henckelia pumila isolate YLH828 chromosome 2, ASM3356847v2, whole genome shotgun sequence genome is shown below.
CAAAAATTGACAGTTAAATAAATGCAAAGAGTAAGAGGCAATCAATGTCACACAAAAGAGTGGGAGAGTAGGAGAATGAGGATAGCCAACAACCACATCTAACACTCACATTCAACTACCACATACTAGTTTGATGGATCCCTCTTGGATTCGTGGCCCCGTCTCTATCATGTACTCACATGATGCAAACCTCAAATTTTTCAAGAAGAGATTAGGTGCAGCCCACCAATTTATACacatcaatggtttgaattcACGTTCCAAtctaaaacaataaaataatcatGATGATTCACTCAACATGTGCTCACGTTGAAGGATCAAGTAATAGATCACGAGGAATGGTGCACGCATCCATGTTGCCTATCTACTTTTGGCTTATTTTTAAACAAGAACCTTGTGATTATTCGAAACGAGTTAAGATACAAAACTAAGATGACGTTCGTGTACAAACTCCGGAGTATAATATGTATACtcttttcttgttcttagacTGCAAACTCTGCTGCTAGAACTCAAAACCAAAGGGAAACACAGAAAAATTGCATGGTTTTTATGGCAAACTCTCAAGTACAGACCTATCTGAAAGCGAGTTTCTTGTGCTTTCTTCCAATACAGCTTTATCAATCCGAAATGCTAATGTAAGTGGTCTTCGAATTCCACAAGTAACCAAAGAAGCTCAGCCACCACAGCCTACAAGAGCTCTTTAGCTGCAGCTACGACGGCTTCCGCTGTAATGCCAAACTCCTTGTAGATTTTTCCTGCAGGCGCACTAGCTCCAAATCGGTCGATTCCAATGGACTTTCCTTTAGATCCAACAATCTTTCCCCAGCCAAATGTTGTTCCAGCTTCGATGCTGACTCTAGCAGTTACCGCTGAAGGCAGAACACTTTCCTTGTACTCATCAGATTGTTCGTCGAAAAGTTCCCAAGAAACAAAGGAGACAACTCTTACTTTCTTCCCTTCTTTCCTGAGTTCATCACCAGCCTTTGCTGCAATTTCCAACTCGGAACCGGTTCCGATCAAAATGACATCAGGCTTGTTATCGGATGAATTGTCTGATATGACGTAGCCTCCCTTTTCAACACCTTCGATGGAGGTTCCAGGAAGCTGTGCTAGCTTTTGTCGAGACAGGGCAAGGACTGATGGCCTCTTCCGATTAAGAACAGCCACCTTGTATGCACCAGCAGTTTCGTTGCCATCCGCTGGGCGGAGCATCAATATGTTCGGCATTGCTCGGAAACTTGCCACATGCTCAATAGGCTGATGAGTTGGTCCGTCCTCTCCAAGCCCGATCGAGTCGTGGGTCATCACGTAAATAACTCCAGCTTCACACAATGCGGAGATCCTCATGGCTGCTCTCATGTAATCAGTGAAAACAAAGAAAGTTGCACAGTACGGAATTATGCCAGGGCTGTGAAGTGCTATTCCATTACATATGGCTCCCATGCCATGTTCACGAACACCAAACCTTACGTTTCTCTCTTCTGGGGTGTTCTTTTGAAAGTCGCCAAACATTTTGAGAAGGGTCATGTTGGACGAGGCAAGATCAGCACTGCCACCTAGCAAACCAGGGAGAACCTTTGCAAGAGCATTGAGATTTTGCTGAGAGAGGTTTCTGGTGGCATCAGCTGGGCTCTCAGGAGTGTATGTCTGTAACGAGAAGACATTATTCAGAAATATATTTCGAGAGACTATAACAATACAACATGGAAGCTTTTTTCATTAAATACACTTCTGCATATGTTCTGTTTTCTTACATTACGCTCATTGCTCACATGGTCAAACGCATCCACAACTTTCTGAATTGCTTTTTCATATTACTAGCAATAACATACTCATTGATGTAGATGTGGCATCTTTTCAAAGTCAAAACAAGGTTAaagatgataaaaaaaaaaaaaattgggggGAAACTACTCACAGGAAGAGCCTTTTCCCAACCAGCTGGTAGTTCACCAGTGATGATAGACTTTAACTCAGTTGCTTCCTCAGGATACTTCTTCTCATATTCAGCAAACTTGGCATTCCATTCAGCTTCAAATGAAGCACCCTCAGGAACATGTCGGCTCCAATGACTGCCATATAGAATGTCCAAAATCATGAAGCTTaacataaattattaaaataaagaggAATCCAACGTCTTACTTCTTCACATCTTCAGGCACATGGAAAGGCTCGTGAGGCCATCCAAGATTCTTTCTGGTCGCTTCAACTTCCTTGGCGCCTAGTGCACTTCCATGCACACTGTATGAGTTGGCCTTGTTGGGGGATCCAAAACCAATGGTAGTTGTTATCTGCTTGGAGAAAAAAAAGACATAAATTATACAATTTTACCTTCAAGAAGATGCAAAGAATTTAATGGAGAAAAaagaataacaataaaaataataataaaaattttttaaaaaaaaaacgaggCCGGTGGCTTGTACAATTTCCACGCGTTTGTAGGAACCGGGGTATTCGATCGCCCCAACAAATGAATGTATATCTGACCTTAATCAGAGTGGGCTTGTCTTTTACAGCCTTGGCTTCCTTGATAGCGGCTCTAATTTCATCATAACCTGTGTTACCATTCTTCACCCAAATCACATGCCAACCAAGACCCTCAAAACGAGAGTCAACACTCTCAGTGAAAGCAATTTCGGTGTCACCATCAATAGAGATGTGATTGTCATCATAAAACGCGATAAGCTTTCCCAATCCCCAGTGCCCTGCAAGGGAGCACGCTTCATTTGATATACCCTCCATTTGACACCCATCACCGAGGATAACATACCTAGAAAGGAGCCAATACCATCAGGAAAATAAGTCAAGAACAGTGAACCAATTTCATCATCAAAGAACACAAATGAAGAAACGAATTTTGAAGTTAACTTACGTGTAGTGGTCAACAATTTCGCTATCGGGTTTGTTATAGCGAGCTGCCAGGTGTTTTTCTGCAAGAGCCAAGCCCACAGCATTGGCAACGCCTTGACCAAGTGGGCCTGTGCAAAGAAAACGTGTCAACCTTAATCAGTTTCAGAGATCCAATCCAAGGGTATGGAAGCAAACAAATCGAAATTTAGAGATTAGATTCTACCGGTAGTGACTTCAACACCAGGTGTCTCGAAGTTCTCAGGATGACCAGGCGTTTTGCTTCCCCACTGACGGAAACTCTTCAAATCCTCTTCCTGTCAAGTTAAATGATGTTTGCCCAAGAATCGTATGAAGTGCTCACGAGACAtcgaacatgcatatatactttCAATAACACTAACTATCCTTAAAATGTGCTCCACAGACCAACAGAACACGAAAGAACAGATATAACAATTTTATCCCTCCACTGAATCTGAACTCCCTAAGAAGCCAGAAAAAGCACCAGAAAGTAAATTCGAAAATCTGGAGCTGTACCAACCCTCACCGAAATGTTTACAACAATTCCCAACAAATCTGAAACCTAGTTCTTGCTCAATCCCAGAAAACTACATTAACAGTAAAATCTCAACAGATTAGCTCAAAGTTGGATCTTTGCCATTTTCTCACGGCACATcattaaaacaaaaaagaagATTAACCTTCAATCATCAAAACAAAACTCCAGGAATCCAGAGATGATAATCGGATACCAACTCAGTATCCAAAAACAAACCCACTAAGATCCATCACACCTACCACGCACACAGTCTAATATAGTAATATCAAAGATCCTACTGCATGTCGTGCATTTAATCAGAAATAAGATTAAGAAATTAGTTAACATTGCGGAACAAGACCAAAGATTAAACCTTGACTGAGTCATATCCTGCGAGGTGAAGCAGCGCGTACTGTAGCATACACCCGTGTCCAGCGGAAAGCACAAAGCGGTCACGATTAAACCAATAAGGATTCTTAGGATTGTACCTCATGATTTCATCGTACAGCACGTGACCCATCGGAGCGCATCCCATGGGCAGACCAGGGTGCCCCGAATTAGCTTTCTCGACGGCATCGATTGCCAAGAACCTGATCGTGTTGACGGATTTATCGATGAGCGCAGTGTCAGTTTTATCTAATGTTTCAACTGCCGCGGAAGCGATAATTGGGCGGCGGATGGTGGCGGGGATGCTGCAGCGGCGGCCTGAGATGGAGGGCGTAGTCGTAGAGGTCGATTTCAGGCCGGAGAAGGAAGGAAGGGACAAGGACGTGGAGGTGGTGGAGCCATGGCGGCGGATGGCAGCGCGTGATAGCACGGCTTGGGACAGCGTGagggaggaagaagaagaagaagccatGGCTCTGCA
Proteins encoded:
- the LOC140879664 gene encoding transketolase, chloroplastic; amino-acid sequence: MASSSSSSLTLSQAVLSRAAIRRHGSTTSTSLSLPSFSGLKSTSTTTPSISGRRCSIPATIRRPIIASAAVETLDKTDTALIDKSVNTIRFLAIDAVEKANSGHPGLPMGCAPMGHVLYDEIMRYNPKNPYWFNRDRFVLSAGHGCMLQYALLHLAGYDSVKEEDLKSFRQWGSKTPGHPENFETPGVEVTTGPLGQGVANAVGLALAEKHLAARYNKPDSEIVDHYTYVILGDGCQMEGISNEACSLAGHWGLGKLIAFYDDNHISIDGDTEIAFTESVDSRFEGLGWHVIWVKNGNTGYDEIRAAIKEAKAVKDKPTLIKITTTIGFGSPNKANSYSVHGSALGAKEVEATRKNLGWPHEPFHVPEDVKNHWSRHVPEGASFEAEWNAKFAEYEKKYPEEATELKSIITGELPAGWEKALPTYTPESPADATRNLSQQNLNALAKVLPGLLGGSADLASSNMTLLKMFGDFQKNTPEERNVRFGVREHGMGAICNGIALHSPGIIPYCATFFVFTDYMRAAMRISALCEAGVIYVMTHDSIGLGEDGPTHQPIEHVASFRAMPNILMLRPADGNETAGAYKVAVLNRKRPSVLALSRQKLAQLPGTSIEGVEKGGYVISDNSSDNKPDVILIGTGSELEIAAKAGDELRKEGKKVRVVSFVSWELFDEQSDEYKESVLPSAVTARVSIEAGTTFGWGKIVGSKGKSIGIDRFGASAPAGKIYKEFGITAEAVVAAAKELL